The Pseudanabaena galeata CCNP1313 genome includes a region encoding these proteins:
- the arsJ gene encoding organoarsenical effux MFS transporter ArsJ: protein MNSSTASQANFKNYALVTLTYWGFTITDGALRLLVLLYFNNIGYTPIQIASLFLFYEVFGVITNFLGGWIGSQLGLKVTLYTGIGLQIFSLIMLSFLNPEWAQWLAVLYVMIAQAFSGIAKDLTKMSTKSAIRLVVPQDAQSALFKWVAILTGSKNALKGVGFFIGSALLGLTGFVNSLWIMAGCLFLLLFTGLFLPKGMGKIKAKVKFKQLFSKSPEINLLSAARFFLFGSRDVWFVVGLPVFLRSVLGWSFYQVGGFLACWVIGYGLIQSLAPTLIKRFGSGQPPRSQTVRFWTTALIAVPALIAIALQLNLSPNLVIIGGLLIFGVVFAFNSSVHSYLVLAFTDDDKVALNVGFYYMANSGGRLAGTVLSGLVYQFAGLVGCLWVSSVLVLAAAVITRKLPDPEPRKAIAWKSDGE, encoded by the coding sequence ATGAACTCTTCCACTGCATCCCAAGCAAACTTCAAAAATTATGCGCTTGTCACCCTCACCTATTGGGGGTTCACGATTACCGATGGGGCTTTGCGACTCTTGGTACTTCTCTATTTCAACAATATCGGCTATACACCAATTCAAATTGCTTCCCTATTCCTATTCTATGAAGTCTTTGGAGTTATTACTAACTTTTTAGGCGGCTGGATTGGTTCGCAATTGGGATTGAAAGTTACCCTCTATACAGGAATTGGCTTACAGATTTTCTCGCTGATAATGTTGTCTTTTCTCAATCCAGAATGGGCGCAATGGTTGGCAGTTCTCTATGTAATGATCGCTCAGGCTTTTTCAGGAATTGCTAAAGACTTGACGAAGATGAGTACCAAAAGTGCAATTCGCTTAGTCGTGCCGCAGGATGCTCAATCAGCTTTGTTCAAATGGGTTGCCATTCTTACGGGTTCTAAGAATGCCTTGAAGGGTGTTGGCTTTTTTATTGGCAGTGCTTTATTAGGATTAACAGGCTTTGTCAATTCCCTATGGATTATGGCGGGATGCTTATTTCTGCTCCTGTTCACAGGTTTATTCTTACCCAAAGGCATGGGCAAAATCAAGGCAAAAGTCAAGTTCAAACAACTCTTTTCTAAAAGCCCTGAAATCAATCTTCTATCCGCAGCAAGATTTTTTCTGTTTGGCTCTAGAGATGTTTGGTTTGTGGTGGGATTGCCTGTATTTTTGCGAAGTGTTTTAGGCTGGTCATTCTATCAAGTTGGTGGTTTCTTAGCTTGTTGGGTGATTGGCTATGGACTGATTCAATCCCTTGCACCGACATTGATTAAGCGCTTTGGTTCGGGTCAACCGCCGCGATCGCAAACAGTTCGATTTTGGACAACCGCACTCATTGCCGTTCCTGCACTCATTGCGATCGCCCTACAATTAAATCTCTCGCCTAATCTAGTCATCATCGGCGGCTTACTAATTTTCGGTGTCGTTTTTGCCTTTAACTCATCGGTACATTCCTATCTAGTTCTCGCCTTCACAGACGATGACAAAGTAGCGCTAAATGTTGGCTTCTACTACATGGCAAATTCAGGCGGACGCTTAGCAGGGACGGTGTTATCGGGATTGGTATATCAGTTTGCGGGTTTAGTCGGATGTTTGTGGGTATCGAGTGTTCTTGTTCTTGCCGCTGCCGTGATTACCCGCAAGTTGCCCGATCCTGAACCAAGGAAGGCGATCGCATGGAAATCTGATGGAGAATAG
- a CDS encoding potassium channel family protein, whose protein sequence is MLPKSSLSYQQLQPDFLQRELLQYQRTLLTNIGILIGLVVIGTLGYRLLEGWSWFDALYMTIITLATIGYGETNPLHFEGRVFTVVLIILGVASISYIATQFTAAIANGHIYNIFQARRLRKIMQALDKHYIICGFGRTGRQVTVEFAAEGSISFVVIDSDPVMIVQAEQAGYLAVQGDAALDQTLLFAGIERAICIVAALPSDAENLYTVLSAKTLNPDIRAIARASTEEAMQKLRRGGADEVISPYITGGKRMAAVALRPQVMDFVDGIIAGENRSFYIEEYRIDDSSYVGVSLKKASLRSQTGVLVLAIRRADGHVIAGPDGNTEILQGDVLISMGTPEQLRALNQILSPLSKAPNVLRLPRMK, encoded by the coding sequence ATGCTACCCAAAAGTTCGCTTAGTTACCAACAGTTGCAACCAGATTTTTTGCAGCGCGAATTGTTGCAATATCAGCGTACTTTACTTACCAATATTGGGATCTTAATAGGATTGGTGGTGATTGGGACATTGGGGTATCGCCTGCTCGAAGGATGGAGTTGGTTTGACGCGCTTTACATGACAATCATTACCCTTGCCACGATTGGTTATGGCGAAACCAATCCCCTGCATTTTGAGGGGCGGGTGTTTACGGTTGTGTTAATTATTCTGGGAGTTGCTAGCATTAGCTACATTGCAACTCAGTTTACGGCGGCGATCGCCAATGGTCATATTTACAATATTTTTCAGGCAAGACGACTCCGAAAAATCATGCAAGCCTTAGATAAACATTACATAATCTGCGGATTTGGGCGCACAGGACGACAAGTTACGGTCGAATTTGCGGCAGAGGGAAGTATTTCCTTTGTGGTGATTGATAGCGATCCAGTGATGATTGTACAGGCTGAGCAGGCTGGCTATTTGGCGGTGCAAGGAGATGCAGCCCTCGACCAAACATTGCTTTTTGCGGGAATTGAACGGGCGATTTGCATTGTGGCGGCTTTACCATCGGATGCGGAGAATCTCTATACCGTTTTGTCTGCAAAAACCTTAAACCCTGACATCAGGGCGATCGCTAGAGCGAGTACCGAAGAAGCGATGCAAAAGCTCCGTCGTGGTGGAGCCGATGAAGTCATCTCGCCATATATTACAGGTGGGAAAAGGATGGCGGCTGTGGCTTTGCGACCACAGGTGATGGATTTTGTTGATGGAATTATTGCAGGGGAAAATCGCTCGTTTTATATTGAGGAGTATCGCATTGATGACTCCAGTTATGTGGGAGTTTCTCTTAAAAAAGCAAGTTTGCGATCGCAGACTGGTGTTCTCGTCTTAGCGATTCGTCGCGCTGATGGTCATGTGATTGCGGGGCCCGATGGAAATACTGAAATTTTGCAAGGTGATGTTCTGATTTCTATGGGAACGCCTGAGCAATTGAGAGCGCTCAACCAAATCCTCAGTCCACTGTCCAAAGCTCCCAATGTTTTACGCTTACCACGCATGAAGTGA
- a CDS encoding DUF29 domain-containing protein, which translates to MTQSLIPTKLPTLYDCDFLLWTEETIAHLQTGDFKQLDIANLIEEIDSLGKAQKNAFKGQIRALIEHIMKRCYVNMPIEYHGWERSIRNIRPEIEDLMETSPSLQNDYQKILDPVYQQCLKKLRPEYKSTNFSDTWEFTRSLDDLLNLDFWA; encoded by the coding sequence ATGACACAATCTTTAATTCCCACAAAACTGCCAACATTATATGATTGCGACTTTTTGCTATGGACAGAAGAAACGATCGCGCATTTGCAAACTGGTGACTTTAAGCAATTAGATATTGCCAACTTAATTGAGGAGATCGACTCATTGGGAAAAGCTCAGAAAAATGCATTTAAAGGTCAAATTCGGGCGCTTATCGAACATATTATGAAACGATGCTACGTTAACATGCCGATTGAATATCATGGATGGGAACGGTCAATTCGCAACATTCGCCCCGAAATTGAAGACCTGATGGAAACTTCTCCCAGCTTACAGAATGACTATCAAAAAATTCTCGATCCCGTCTATCAACAATGTCTTAAAAAGCTGCGACCCGAATACAAAAGTACAAATTTCTCTGACACATGGGAATTTACGCGATCGCTTGATGACCTTCTCAATTTAGATTTCTGGGCATAA
- a CDS encoding DALR anticodon-binding domain-containing protein, producing the protein MNFISPSRIIQIKIADAINLVFGTWLTPREISLEVGYPKYEAHYTSTIALAIANRLNLSPLQIAEAIALTCSQNPELTSQWQIQALGKGWLNIFLSEQYIAESLLALEQWQIEGITNYEGFWQKSDISIDFTNKSLDPIVQYAYARCCALIRLAKLFDGAAKPHHQKSVPCFTVQSLHLEPAEIGLLMQNLAIAAYLESENSTSSNKSRTKLSRSLAESFLQFYDHCRIFGVNREVALRRLLLIRITQKLLLAIAPPEINYAMYL; encoded by the coding sequence GTGAATTTCATTTCTCCATCGCGAATTATTCAAATTAAGATCGCTGATGCGATTAATTTGGTGTTTGGCACTTGGCTTACTCCTAGGGAAATTTCGCTGGAGGTGGGCTATCCCAAATACGAAGCCCACTACACATCAACGATCGCTCTGGCGATCGCCAATCGCTTAAATCTCAGTCCATTACAAATTGCCGAAGCGATCGCGCTAACTTGTTCGCAAAATCCAGAACTCACTTCACAATGGCAAATTCAAGCTTTAGGTAAAGGTTGGCTCAATATTTTTCTAAGTGAGCAATATATCGCTGAAAGTTTATTAGCTTTGGAGCAATGGCAGATTGAGGGAATTACTAATTACGAAGGATTTTGGCAAAAGAGCGATATTTCCATAGATTTTACAAACAAGTCCCTTGATCCAATCGTGCAGTATGCCTATGCTCGTTGTTGTGCGTTAATCAGATTGGCTAAACTTTTTGATGGTGCAGCGAAGCCGCACCATCAAAAATCGGTTCCTTGTTTTACGGTGCAGTCCCTACATTTAGAACCTGCCGAAATTGGTTTGTTGATGCAGAACTTGGCGATCGCCGCTTATTTGGAGAGTGAGAATTCTACAAGCAGTAATAAATCTAGAACTAAATTATCGCGATCGCTTGCTGAGTCTTTTTTGCAGTTTTACGATCATTGTCGAATTTTTGGAGTTAATCGAGAAGTAGCTCTGCGACGATTATTACTAATCAGAATTACGCAAAAATTACTGCTAGCGATCGCCCCACCCGAAATTAATTACGCAATGTACTTGTAA
- the queA gene encoding tRNA preQ1(34) S-adenosylmethionine ribosyltransferase-isomerase QueA: MTSQPAPELEPDYALSAYDYELPSDRIAQDPVTPRDSSRLLVIDSDRNLLHQHFYDLPNFLRAGDLLVFNNTKVIPARMYGQKLSGVPVEILLMEPIGLNRWLALVKPGKRLPIGSTIIFAENVKATVEGIETTTRARELQFHIPAEADLDKIIEKLGKLPLPPYVTDSHTDPERYQTIYAEISGAIAAPTAGLHFTEQLFQKLEDQGVDKAFVTLHVGIGTFRPVETEDITQHVMHNEWCEVSEETVAKIKETKARGGRVIGVGSTVARSLENSNFQAFKGKTNLMIYPGYEWRVLDGMVTNFHLPKSTLLMMMSSFLGEGGRELLMSVYQEAISKEYRFYSFGDAMLMLR; this comes from the coding sequence ATGACTTCACAGCCTGCGCCTGAACTTGAGCCTGATTATGCGTTAAGCGCCTACGACTATGAATTGCCAAGCGATCGCATAGCTCAAGATCCAGTCACACCAAGGGATTCATCGAGGCTATTGGTGATTGACAGCGATCGCAATTTACTGCACCAGCACTTTTACGATTTGCCCAATTTCTTACGTGCAGGAGATTTGCTCGTTTTTAATAACACCAAAGTCATTCCTGCAAGAATGTATGGTCAGAAACTATCGGGAGTTCCTGTCGAGATTTTGCTAATGGAGCCGATTGGACTAAATCGCTGGTTAGCTTTGGTTAAACCTGGTAAGCGCTTGCCCATTGGTAGCACGATCATATTTGCAGAAAATGTCAAAGCGACTGTGGAGGGGATTGAAACAACTACCAGAGCGCGAGAATTGCAGTTTCATATTCCTGCAGAGGCTGATCTTGACAAAATTATTGAAAAGTTAGGCAAGTTACCATTACCGCCCTATGTAACGGATTCCCACACCGATCCTGAGCGCTATCAAACCATCTATGCAGAAATATCTGGGGCGATCGCTGCGCCAACGGCGGGTTTACATTTTACAGAGCAACTTTTTCAAAAACTAGAGGATCAAGGAGTTGATAAAGCCTTTGTGACCTTGCATGTGGGTATTGGTACATTTCGTCCTGTAGAGACCGAAGACATCACACAGCATGTGATGCATAACGAGTGGTGTGAGGTGTCTGAGGAGACGGTCGCGAAAATTAAGGAAACCAAAGCAAGGGGTGGAAGAGTGATTGGTGTGGGTAGTACGGTGGCGCGATCGCTAGAGAACTCAAATTTTCAAGCTTTCAAGGGCAAAACGAATTTGATGATTTATCCAGGCTATGAGTGGCGGGTTTTAGATGGGATGGTGACTAATTTTCATTTACCGAAGTCAACTTTGTTAATGATGATGTCATCGTTTTTGGGTGAGGGTGGACGCGAGTTGTTAATGTCGGTCTATCAAGAGGCGATCTCAAAGGAATATCGTTTTTATTCCTTTGGCGATGCCATGTTAATGCTGCGATAA
- a CDS encoding BrnT family toxin, with protein MPTESASIFGCSLRSQLLSLHSYGEERYVIIGLSSVNRLLIVAHTDRADRVRLISAREATRFERRFYEDGY; from the coding sequence ATGCCTACTGAAAGTGCAAGCATCTTTGGATGCAGTCTGCGATCGCAATTATTGTCACTTCACTCCTACGGTGAGGAGCGTTACGTTATTATTGGATTATCCAGTGTTAATCGTTTACTGATAGTTGCTCATACAGATCGAGCAGATCGGGTTCGATTAATCAGCGCACGCGAAGCAACTCGATTTGAGCGGAGGTTTTACGAAGATGGATATTAG
- a CDS encoding SDR family oxidoreductase, whose translation MKAFVAGATGQTGRHIVTELVKRNIPVKALVRDLEIAKKILPPEVELVQGNVLFADTLAEAIADCDVLVCATGAKPSLNALEPYLVDYIGTKNLVNAAKAKNIKHFAIVSSLCVSKLFHPLNLFWLVLFWKKQAERYLQDSGVTYTIVRPGGLLNYEKQGGLIMSGADTLFEGSIPRTKVAQVTVEALFEETAKNKLVEIVIRAEESDRPIAELFAEVT comes from the coding sequence ATGAAAGCATTTGTAGCAGGAGCCACAGGGCAAACAGGACGGCATATTGTCACTGAATTAGTAAAGCGGAATATTCCCGTAAAAGCCTTAGTGCGTGACCTAGAAATTGCCAAAAAAATTCTTCCACCTGAAGTGGAATTAGTTCAAGGCAATGTACTTTTTGCTGACACCTTAGCAGAGGCGATCGCTGATTGTGATGTGCTGGTCTGTGCAACTGGCGCAAAACCAAGCCTCAATGCATTAGAGCCATATTTAGTGGATTACATCGGTACAAAGAACTTAGTGAATGCAGCAAAGGCAAAAAACATCAAACATTTTGCGATCGTATCTTCCCTTTGTGTATCGAAGTTGTTCCATCCCTTAAATCTATTCTGGCTAGTACTATTTTGGAAGAAGCAAGCAGAGAGATATTTGCAAGATAGCGGCGTGACCTACACCATCGTTCGTCCTGGAGGATTGCTCAATTATGAGAAGCAAGGTGGATTAATCATGTCTGGTGCTGACACTCTGTTTGAAGGAAGTATTCCGCGTACTAAAGTTGCTCAAGTGACCGTTGAAGCATTATTTGAAGAGACCGCAAAAAATAAACTGGTGGAGATTGTGATTAGAGCAGAAGAAAGCGATCGCCCGATCGCCGAATTGTTTGCCGAAGTTACATAA
- a CDS encoding alpha/beta fold hydrolase: MLTTENTETRDRLLSPLQTWTWRGYKIQYSVTGTGTPLVLIHGFGASIGHWKKNIPAFADAGYQVFAIDLLGFGGSAKPALDYSLELWEELLKDFHQEFVQQPAIFIGNSIGALLALMLTTNAPEIAIGAVLLNAAGGLNHRPEELNLPLRLVMGAFAKLVSSEVTGKFVFNQVRQKRNIRNSLRQVYRNHQAIDDELVDMLYQPSCDEGAQKVFASILTAPAGPRTSDLLAKVEKPLLVLWGDADPWTPINGAKVYEDASKTKDIQVIPIPNTGHCPHDDRPEIVNALVIHWLQKLA; this comes from the coding sequence GTGCTAACTACAGAAAATACCGAAACTCGCGATCGCCTTTTATCTCCTTTGCAAACATGGACATGGCGTGGATATAAAATTCAATATTCTGTGACTGGTACAGGCACACCCCTAGTCTTAATTCACGGCTTCGGTGCATCGATTGGTCACTGGAAAAAGAATATTCCTGCTTTTGCCGATGCTGGCTATCAAGTATTTGCGATCGACCTCTTAGGATTTGGGGGATCAGCAAAACCTGCCCTTGATTATTCACTAGAACTTTGGGAAGAACTGCTCAAAGATTTTCATCAAGAATTTGTGCAGCAACCAGCAATATTTATCGGTAATTCCATTGGTGCATTACTAGCATTGATGCTCACAACTAATGCTCCTGAAATTGCGATCGGTGCAGTCTTGCTTAATGCCGCAGGTGGCTTAAATCATCGTCCTGAAGAGTTGAATTTACCCTTGCGCTTAGTGATGGGTGCTTTTGCGAAGTTAGTTAGCTCTGAGGTCACAGGCAAATTTGTATTCAATCAAGTTCGCCAAAAGCGGAATATTCGCAACTCTCTGCGTCAGGTTTATCGCAATCATCAAGCGATCGATGATGAGTTAGTGGATATGCTCTATCAGCCATCCTGTGATGAAGGCGCACAGAAGGTTTTTGCCTCGATCTTAACGGCTCCTGCTGGTCCCCGCACTTCTGATTTACTGGCTAAGGTAGAGAAGCCTCTACTAGTGCTTTGGGGTGATGCTGATCCTTGGACTCCAATTAATGGAGCGAAAGTTTATGAAGATGCAAGTAAGACTAAGGATATTCAAGTCATTCCCATTCCCAATACTGGACATTGCCCCCACGATGATCGCCCTGAGATTGTGAATGCTCTAGTAATTCACTGGTTACAGAAGTTAGCATAA
- the rsmD gene encoding 16S rRNA (guanine(966)-N(2))-methyltransferase RsmD → MSIRIKGDRPIKTPTGLSTRPTPSKVRAAVFNILQSRIKNANWLDICAGSGAMGAEALARGANQVVGIELSAIACRIVSENWQKFAKPEQKFQVIKGDAIKILPKLAPKFFDLVYFDPPYQSDLYAPVLKALPPLLADDALVIAECDRLRPLPDTMGDLVCSDRRQYGQTALVFYQLPNS, encoded by the coding sequence ATGTCTATTCGTATTAAGGGCGATCGCCCGATCAAAACCCCAACAGGTTTATCTACCCGCCCCACACCCAGTAAGGTCAGAGCTGCCGTTTTTAATATTTTGCAAAGTCGCATCAAAAATGCAAATTGGCTCGATATCTGTGCGGGGTCAGGAGCGATGGGAGCAGAGGCACTAGCGAGAGGTGCTAATCAGGTTGTAGGAATTGAGTTGTCAGCGATCGCCTGTCGCATCGTCAGTGAAAATTGGCAAAAATTCGCTAAACCCGAACAAAAATTTCAAGTCATTAAAGGCGATGCAATTAAAATTCTGCCCAAGTTAGCACCAAAATTTTTCGATTTAGTTTATTTTGATCCTCCTTACCAAAGCGATCTCTACGCACCTGTGTTGAAAGCTCTACCACCCTTACTTGCGGATGATGCACTAGTAATTGCCGAATGCGATCGCCTGCGCCCTCTGCCCGATACGATGGGTGATCTAGTTTGTAGCGATCGCCGCCAATATGGACAAACCGCCCTCGTCTTTTATCAACTTCCAAATAGTTGA